From one Accipiter gentilis chromosome 3, bAccGen1.1, whole genome shotgun sequence genomic stretch:
- the TMEM33 gene encoding transmembrane protein 33, with protein sequence MADSTQNGPMQGGAGGGAVQFLMANKLDTAMWISRLFTVYCSALFVLPLLGLHEAASFYQRALLANALTSALRLHQRLPHFQLSRAFLAQALLEDSCHYLLYSLIFVNSYPVTMSIFPVLLFSLLHAATYTKKVLDARSSNSLPFLRNLLEKLNANQQNILKFIACNEIFLMPATVFMLFSGQGSLLQPFIYYRFLTLRYSSRRNPYCRTLFTELRIVVEHLIMKPSCPVFVRRLCLSSISFISRLAPTVA encoded by the exons ATGGCGGACTCCACACAGAATGGGCCCATGCaaggcggggccggcggcggagccGTG CAATTTCTGATGGCTAACAAGTTGGATACAGCAATGTGGATTTCCCGCTTGTTCACAGTTTACTGCTCAGCTTTATTTGTCCTGCCTCTTCTAGG GTTGCATGAAGCAGCAAGCTTTTATCAGCGTGCCTTGCTGGCAAATGCTCTTACTAGTGCCCTCCGACTACACCAAAGGCTACCGCACTTTCAGCTTAGCAGAGCGTTTCTGGCCCAGGCTTTGCTGGAGGACAGCTGCCACTACCTGTTGTACTCTCTTATCTTTGTGAATTCCTACCCTGTTACAA TGagtatttttcctgttctgctcttttctttgcTTCATGCTGCCACATATACAAAGAAGGTTCTTGAT gcacgAAGTTCAAACAGTCTGCCCTTTCTGAGAAATCTTCTGGAGAAACTGAATGCTAATCAACAGAATATTCTAAAATTCATTGCTTGCAATGAAATTTTCCTGATGCCAGCTACAGTTTTTATGCTCTTCAG TGGGCAAGGGAGTCTGCTCCAGCCATTCATTTACTATAGATTTCTTACATTACGCTACTCCTCTCGGCGAAATCCATACTGTCG gACTCTCTTCACTGAGCTGAGGATTGTTGTTGAACATTTAATAATGAAGCCCTCATGCCCTGTTTTTGTAAGAAGACTATGCCTCAGCAGCATTTCCTTTATAAGCAGATTGGCACCAACTGTTGCATAG